A region of the Candidatus Hydrogenedentota bacterium genome:
GAACTTCTACGTGGACATCTCCGACTACCTGGAGCAAAAACTCCACGCCCTGAGCCTCCACTCCAGCCAAATGCGCGACCCGATCCACCACTCCAGCGTGCAGAATGTCGAGTACACGGCGCGTTTGAGAGGGAGTGAGATTTCGGTGGCGGCGGCGGAAGGGTTTATGCTGTTTCGGCAGATTTTGTAAGGGCGAATCAGTATTGGCAAGACCCGTTATTCTCTATGTGGGAAACTTCTTCTTGCGAAAAATCTCCCCATATAGTAAAATTTGACCAACATAGGGAAATGCCCATGGAGGTCGTTCAAGACAACATAAAAGTGGCAGTGCAACGCGCGATAGGAGAATCGGGTCTAGCGCTGCGGTTCTCAACTTCAGCGACGGACGACTCGAAAGAACTTGAAGTTCACCTGAGCATCGGCGTGGAACTGCTTGTCATATATTATTCTGGCCTTGCTTCCCATCAAGTGCCTTTGGCACTCGCGCATCTACGCAAACGCCTCAGGCGGGGGCAGTTCCCGGCCCTTTGTGTTCGCCGTCTGACTTGGTCGTTGCTGGACAGATGCCGCGAATTGAAGGTCGCGGTCTTCGACTTGGAAGGCAATGTCTGGCTGCGCGTTCCCGGCATGTACATCGAACGACTGCGACCAAGTCAAGAGCCCAGGCCAGAGCCATCCACAGGTACCGTGTTTACAGCGAAGGCGTCGCGAATTCTGCGGGGTTTCCTCAAAAAGTGTCCAGACAAATGGACTCAGGCCGATATCGTGCGCGAGACCGGATTGAGCGCAGGTTATGTAAGCACACTTGCACAGCGCATGATTGCGCAACGCTATCTGCGGAAATTTATGGGCGCTTTCTGGCTGGAAGACCCTGATCAGCTACTGCAAGACTGGTTGGCGCACTACCGATTCGACCGCCACGTAAAGCACAGTTTCGCCATTAGCGCGGGCAACTACGACGAGGGCGCTGGAAAGCTTAAGGCGGCCTTGGAAGCGGCCGGTGTACCCTTCGCATGGACTGGGTGGACGGGCGCTCATTTGCGCGCGCCCTATGCGACACCTTCGATGTACACGGCCTACGTTTCGGAGATACCGAAGAAGCTGGCGGATGTGTTTCCCGTCGAGCGCGGCGGCAACGTCACACTTTACGTGCCGCAGGATGCCGGCGTACTTCAATTCACGACGGAAACCTCCTTGGGTCCCGTGGTTTCGGATGCGCAGCTTTATCTCGACTTGTGTCGAATGCCGGGACGGGCCAGGGAGCAGGCGGAAGCACTGCGCCATACCCGGCTGGACTTCGCGGGGAAGGTCGGATGAGCAATAAGCCGAAACAAATTGACGGGTACGACGCAAGCCAGACCGAGCGTGCGGAGCAGGTGCTGCTTGAGATATGGTCGCACCTCGGCGAATACCGGGAACACTTCGTACTGGTCGGTGGCCTCGCGCCGCGATACCTGGTGCCGCAGAATCAGCCGAACATCCCGAAGCACTGTGGCACACTCGATGTAGACCTCGCCGTGAGCCTCGCCGTGGCGGATGTGCGAGCCTATGCAAGTATTCGGGCAAGGTTGGAGCGGATGGGATTTGAGCCCGGCATCAATGCGCGGGGTAACGAACAGCGACACTCGTTCATGATGTCCGCAGAAGGCGGCCCGGTGGTCGTAGATTTCCTAACCACCATGTACGACGGCCCTCCAGAGGTGGTCCGGGCGGTGGAGAGTCAGTTGAGCGCTGTACAGGTGGAAGGACTTGGCCTGGCCCTGATCGAGCCTGTGAAAGTATCGATCACCGGCAAGACCATGACCGGCGGCATCGTGACAGAAACCTTGCAAGTGTGCCGTCCTGTGCCTTTTGTGGTCTTGAAGGCGCTGGCATTTGAAAACCGACGCGAGGGGAAGGATGTTCATGACCTTGTATATGTGCTGCAACACGCAGCAGGCGGTGTTACGGGTGTCGCCAGCACCGTGAGGGACTCAGAACGCGAGGCCGTTTCGTTTGCGCGCGCCTTCGACTCTCTTCGGCGGAATTTCGATAGCCCTGCCCATGATGGGCCAGTGAGGTACGCTCAGTTTCTCGGAGGCAGCCCCGGCGGTGCCGCACAAGCCTTTGCAGCGGTGCGGGAGTTTATTCAGGTTTTGGAAGGGTGATTCGGACGAGGGCCTCGCGAAATCCCTTCACCTCGACGCGTTGATCGGACCCTTGCCCGACAGTTCTATCGCTTGAGTTCAGCAATTCCGGTATCAGTCACTATCGGGAACAGCAGTATCTCAATCACCTCGCCGGCCTCGTGCTTATCCATCATGAATCTCCCCTCTTCATATCCCGGCGCTGTCACTTCGAACCAGGTAACGTGTTCCAGTGGTTCACAGAATTCGACCGTCAACGTCTCTTCGTCCTTCCGGGTGGTTCCGACCGGGAACCCGGTTTGGGAAAAGG
Encoded here:
- a CDS encoding nucleotidyl transferase AbiEii/AbiGii toxin family protein, with product MSNKPKQIDGYDASQTERAEQVLLEIWSHLGEYREHFVLVGGLAPRYLVPQNQPNIPKHCGTLDVDLAVSLAVADVRAYASIRARLERMGFEPGINARGNEQRHSFMMSAEGGPVVVDFLTTMYDGPPEVVRAVESQLSAVQVEGLGLALIEPVKVSITGKTMTGGIVTETLQVCRPVPFVVLKALAFENRREGKDVHDLVYVLQHAAGGVTGVASTVRDSEREAVSFARAFDSLRRNFDSPAHDGPVRYAQFLGGSPGGAAQAFAAVREFIQVLEG